The sequence below is a genomic window from Dehalococcoidia bacterium.
CTCATACCTAGGCTACCTCAAGTACCTCAAGCAGAGGAGGAACCCTAGCCTGCGCATCGCCGTCATGGGCTGCCTGGTGGGGCCCAAGGTGGACGACCTGAAGGCCCGATTCCCCTTCGTAGACATCTGGGCTCGCCCTCAGGACTTCGATACCATTCTGCGGGCCCTGGTGCCCGAAGACGACCTGGGGGGTGAGTTCTGGCCCCAGACCTTCCCCGAACCCAAAGGGCCCACAGCCTATGTCCCCGTCATCCACGGCTGCAACAAGTTCTGCACCTATTGCATCGTCCCCTTCCGGCGTGGCCGCGAGCGCTCCCGCCCCATAGAGGAGGTGCGGCGGGAGGTGGAATACCTCTGCTCCAGGGGCGTCAAGGAGGTGACCCTCCTGGGCCAGACGGTGGAAGCCTATGGCAAGGACCTCCCCGACCGCCCCGACCTGGCCGACCTCATGGCGGCCATCCATGATATCCCAGGGCTGGTGCGCATCCGCTTCCTCACCTCCTACCCCAAGGACATGACCGCCAAGATCGTGGAGGCGGTAGCCCGCCTTCCCAAGGTGTGCGAATACTTCAACATACCTGTGCAGTCAGGTGACGACCGGGTGCTGGCCCGCATGCGCCGCGGCTATACCGTGGCTGAGTATCTGGAGAAAGTGGAGCTGGTGCGGCGCCTGGTGCCGGGGGCAGCCATCACCACCGACGTCATCGTGGGCTTCTGCGGCGAGACGGAGGAGGAGTTCCAGCACACCTTAGACCTCCTGCAGAAGGTGCGCTTCGACAAGGTGCACGTGGCTGCTTACTCCCCCCGCCCCGGCACCTATGCCTGGCGGCGCATGGAGGACGATGTGCCCCCGCATGAGAAGATGCGCCGTCTCCACGCCGTAGAGGAGCTGCAGGAGGCCATCGCCCGCCAGATCAACCAGGGCCTGGTGGGCACCATCCAGGAGGTTCTGGTGGAGGGTGAGCGAGGGGGAAAGCTGTATGGGCGCACCCGTACCGGCAAGCTGGTGCACTTCCCCGGCCAGGCCAGCCCTGGCCAGCTAGTGAAGGTGCGCATCCTGCATGCTAGCCCCTGGTCTCTGCAGGGAGAGGTGGCGGAGGCCCTAGCCCTGGTCACCGCCAACTAGGATTCGGAGGCGGCGCCGTGGCCACTCTCCTCTCCGGCTACCCCTATGCCCCCGGACTGCGGCCAGTGGCTGCCTTGGTGGTCATCTTCACTGTGGACGGGGGTAAGTTACAGGTGCTCCTAGTACGACGCAGCGCCCCCCCATACGAGGGTTGGTGGTCCCTCCCTGGTGGCCTCCTCGCCCCCGCCGAGGGGCCCGACGAGGCGGCGGTGCGCAAGCTAGAGGAGGAGACGGGCGTCACCGACGTCTACCTGGAGCAGCTCTTCACCTTCCACGACCTGGACGGGCGGGGAGGGGTGGCCGTCACCTATTTCGCCCTGGTGGACATCGGGCGGGCCCACCTGGCCCAACGCAACGAATGGCCTCCCTCTTGGTTCGCTGTGGAGAACCTCCCCCCTCTGGCCTTCCGCAACGAGATGGTGGTGGAATATGCCTTGCGTCGCCTCCGGGCCAAGCTGAGTTACAGCAACGTGGTCTATTCCCTCCTGCCCCCCCATTTCACCATGAGCCAGCTACAGAGGGTATATGAGGCCATCCTGGGACGGCGGCTGGACAAGCGCAACTTCCGTCGCCGTATGCTGGCCTTGGGCTTGGTGGTCCCTACAGGCAGGAGGGCGGCCGAGGGGCGCCATCGCCCTGCCCAGCTATACGCCTTCCGCGAGCGCCGTCCCATCATCTTCTGATGCCACGTGGGCCCTGCCATATGGGCCAAGGAAGGGGAACCATCTCCTCCGTTGACCAGGTGGGTCGGAGGGCCCACAATGGAACTGGGCACAGCGGCCCCTGATCCCACTCTTTTAGCATGGGGGGCCGCTTTAATGGCCAGGGTGAGAGGGAGGGCCTTGAGCCACGACTACCAGAAGACCGCTCTTCCCAACGGTCTACGGGTGGTCACCGCCTATAGGCAGGCCTACTCTGTGGCCATAAGCATATATGTGGGGGCCGGCTCCCGCTACGAGCGAGACGAAGAAGCAGGCATCTCCCACTTCGTGGAGCACCTCTGCTTCAAGGGCACTGAGAAGCACCCCACCCCCAGGCACGTAGCAGAGGTGGTAGACGTGGTGGGTGGCGACGTGAACGGTGCCACCGACCGCGAGCTGACCGTCTTCTACGCCAAGGTGGCGCGGGACGACTTCCCCACCGCCCTAGACCTCCTGCTGGACCTCATCTCCTCCCCCCTCTTCGACCCGCAAGAGGTGGAGCGGGAGAGGGAGGTGGTGCTGGAGGAGCTGGCTTCCATCGAGGACTCCCCTTCTCAACTGGTAGGGGTGCTGGTGGAGGCCGCCCTGTGGCCTGGCAACCCCCTCGGCAGGGACGTGGCCGGGACCCGCCAATCGGTCCAGGCCATCACCCGCGACCAGGCCTTGGCCTATCAGCGGAGGCAGTACGTGCCCAATAACATGGTCATCGCTGTGGCTGGCGCCGTAGACCACCAGGAGGTGGTGGACGCCATCTGGCAGCGGGCTGGCCGGTGGCCGGCCGGGGCCCCCGCCACGTGGATCCCGGTGAGCAACGGCACCGGTCCGAAGGTGACGGTCCGCTATAAGGACACCGAACAGGCCCACCTGGCGGTGGCGATGCGCGGCCTCTCCCTCCTCCATCCCCAACGCCATGTCCTATCCCTCATCTCTCTGGCACTGGGGGAGGGCATGAGCAGCCGCCTGTTCCTGGAGCTACGGGAGAGGCGAGGGCTGGTATACGAGATCAGCTCCTATGTGCACTTCTTCCTGGACACAGGGGCCCTCACCATATACGCCGGCACCGAGCCCCGCAAGGCGCCATCGGTGATCTCCATCATCATGGAGGAGCTGGAGCGGCTGCGGCAGGAGGGGCTGAGGGAAGAGGAGCTGGCGCGGGCGCACAAGCTGGCTAGGAGCCGTATTCTCCTCCGGCTGGAGGATACTCGTAACGTCGCCGGTTGGTTGGGCGGCCAAGAGCTTCTCCTGGGCCGCATACGCACCCCTGAGGAGGTGCTGCAGGAGATAGAGCAGGTGACGGCCGAGGATATCAAAAGGGTGGCCCAGGAGCTGTTGCAGCCCCAGGCCGCTTGCTTAGCGGCCGTAGGCCCCCTTCCCTCCGATGGCCCTCTGGCCTCCGCCCTAGGGGCCTGAAGGCGGAGGAGGCAGGAGGGAGGTGGGCTGACCCATCTCTGGGCACCCCTCCTCCACGCGCACGGACAGCCCTACGACGAAGCGCAGTATCTTGAGGGCATCCACGGCACTCACCTGGCGGTCGCAGTCCACATCGCCCCACGCTGGGGAGCTGTCCAGAGAGCCGCCTACCACTGGGCAGGGCTGGGATTGGCTGACCGAGAGGCCCACCACATAGCGTAAGGTCTGAAGGGCGTCCACCGCGTCCACCGAGCGGCTGCAGTTCAAATCGCCCCATATCACCTGGGAGCTCTCGCGACAGAGGCGGGAGGCAGCAGCCAGGGCGTCCAGAAGGCCAGCACCGTACATGTTGTCCATCCCCGGCGGGCCCAGGTCAGTGGCCGTGGTCAAGATGGCCTGCAGGAGCTCCTGACGCTCCGCCCCCGGGTCCTCGGGCCCTGGGCCCGCTCGCAGGTCGGGCCGGCACTCCAAGAGGAGAGCGGCAACAGCCGCCACATGGGGGGCAGCGGCCGAAGTGCCCAGGAAGCGTTGGGGGAACCCCCCCGCCCCCGAGACGCGCACTCCATCCACAGCCACTATCTCCGGCTTGGTACGACCATCGTTGGTGGGGCCGCGGCTGCTGTAGGGAGCCAGCTGTCGGTTGGTTGGGTCAAAGGCGTTGATGGCCCCCACCGATATCACACCCCCCCCGGCGTCAGCCTGGTTGGTGACGCTACTCTCGGGGGTGTAGAAGTTGGCCCGACCGCCTATCACGAAGATGTCCAGCTCCCTTGCCCCCACGCCGGGGCCAGAGATGACCAGATCCACAGTGACCGGCTCTAAAGAGTTATTAGTCCAAACTAATGACTCAGTGGGGTTCTGGGTGCACGTCTGGGGATTGTTGCTGCTGGCCAAAAGGCGGGTGGTCCCATGCTCATAGAGGTGGACATTATAGTCTAAGCATGCGCCGCCAAAGGGCTCGTCCCACTGCACAAAGATGCGCAGCGTGCTCCGCCCCCCCACTAGGATGGGGTTGTCACACCGCGCCCCCAGGCCATCGCGGTCGATGGTGCGAGCAGTGGGGTAGAAGAGGTGGGGCCCCCCAGGGCCACAGGGGGTGAACCGCTCCTGATAGTGGTTTAGGGCGTGGTTACCCACCGCCGTTATATAGGCCCGCACCGGATTCTCAGAAGAGTTAAGAGCGTGGCTAGTGTTGAGAGAGACGACGCTGGTGCCATCGTAGGGGCCGACGTTCAGCCAGTTGACGTCATCCACTATGACGTCCACCCTCCGGGCCAGGCAGTTGACCGCGGCGTTGAAGTCGAGGGGTGTGCCCATGGCGAAGTGGCCGAACCAAAGCTGGGCCTCTGGGGCCAGGTCATGGACGATCTCCAGCATGGCCGTCCCCTCGGCACCTGTTAAGAGGGGGTCGGAGCCTGCCACCACGTTACAATCGGAGATGTTCACCGGGGGTAGCTCGCCGGCGGCCTGGGCCTCCCCCAGCCCCCTGACCCCATCGGATATGACGCCTACCTTGACGCCGCGGCCGGCGAAGCCGGTGACCATGCGTAGGTCGCGGGCCTTCAGGATATAGTCCCCCTGACTCACGACGCCCGCCCCCATGGGATAGGGGGGCTCCTCCACGTAGCGCACCACCGGCTGGGCTGCTAGCTCGCCCAACCTTAGGGGCGGGACCCAGGCCTGGACGATGCCCCAAGCCCCGTCCACCCTTTCCACCCTCCCCCCCACAGCCTCCACCGCCCTCACTACCTCCCCCACATCGTCCCCGTAGGCCCACACTTGCACTCGGTTGGCCATATCTAGACGCAAGACCCGGGCAGCCAGGGCTGGGCCGAGGTCGCCGTCCTCCTTCGGGAGACCCACCGCGCCCAGCTCCGACCTCTGCAAGGCCTCGTGAAGGGACAGCAGCCGTGAGAGGCGAGCGGAAAGCTTGAGCTCCTGGGATGGGGAGGGGAGGGCCTCCATCCGCTCCTGGGCCAGGCGCACCCCCTCAGGAATCGCTGAAGGCCCGTGGTGCTGCGCCGCCGCACCCCACACTAGGGCCATAGGGACGATGGCCAGCAACACCATCCGCCTCATGTCCCCGCCTCTATCACCATCAGCGTGCGATGACCACCCTCCCACGTCAAGCTGGCCATTCCCCAAGCCTGTTTGGATGGAAGGCCTTCCCCCTCATGTGTAAGGTAAAGCCCCAAGAACCCACGTGACCTTTGGCACCGGAATCTCGGGACTAATGGCCCTCATACCGGTCTAGTTCTGTCCGATTTACTCATACACGAGAGGTCCTGACCCCGGCAGGGGCAGGGCCAGATAGGCTAGTTGCGCGGGAGGGCAGAGAGGATGAAGGTCTTCAAGCCGTATTTAAAGGTAATGGTCCTGCTGTCCCTGCTGGCCATAGGCTTTGGCCTCCTGGGCCAGGCCTGTGGCCGCGGAGAGAAGGAGGGAACACCCGTAACCGGCGCCACAGCCCAGGACATAGCACGCGCCCGCGGCCTCAGCAATGAGGACGTGGTGCGGGCCCTTAAGCAGTTCATTCCCCCTGGCAAGTACGATGAATACCTCCTGTTCGCCTCCGGCGGCCATTCGGGCCAGGTGTTGGTCATCGGCGTCCCCTCCATGCGCATCCTGAAGGTGATCGGCGTCTTCACCCCTGAGCCGTGGCAAGGCCTGGGGTATGGTGCCGATTGGGGCGACACCGTTCTCGAGCAGGGCAATCCCAACATCCCCGAGAACGTGAGATTGGGTTGGGGCGACGTCCATCACCCCGCCCTGAGCGAGACCAACGGAGAGTACGATGGCCGCTGGCTCTACGTCAACGACCGGGCCAACGGCCGGGTGGCCATGGTGGACCTGCGGGACTTCCGTGTCAAGCAGATCGTGGCCATCCCCAACATGCAGACCAATCACGGTGGGGCTTTTGTCACCCCCAACACGGAATACATCGTCGTCACCTCCAAATACCCCACCCCATGGCCCGAGGGCTCCTTCGCCGAGCTGAGCGAATACGCTGAGAAGTTCCGCGGGGTGGCCTCCTTCCTCAAGGTCCACCCGGAGACGGGCCGCATCGTGCTGGAGGAAAGCTTCCAGGTGGAGCTCCCGCCCTATAACCAGGACCTGGCCGATGCCGGCAAGAAGGTGAGCGATGGCTGGGCCTTCTTCAACTCCTTTAACACCGAGCTGGCCACCGGCGGCGTCCTGGAGGGCAAGCCCCCCTTGGAGGCGGGCATGTCTCAGAACGCCTTCGACTACCTCCACATCATCAACTGGCGGAAGGCCCAGGAGGTGGTGGCCGCTGGCAAGTATGAGATGCTCAACGGCATGCGGGTCATCCGCCTCCCCACCGCCATCCAGGAGGGGATCCTCTTCTTCGCCCCCGAGCCTAAGAGCCCCCACGGTGTGGACGTGGACCCCAGTGGCCGCTACATCGTGGTGGCTGGCAAGCTGGACCCCCACGTCACCATCTACGACTTCAAGAAGATCGAGGAAGCCATCCGCAACCGCAACTTCGAGGGGACCGACCGCTACGGGGTGCCCATCTTGAAGTTCGATGCCGTGGTGGCTGCCCA
It includes:
- the nosZ gene encoding Sec-dependent nitrous-oxide reductase translates to MKVFKPYLKVMVLLSLLAIGFGLLGQACGRGEKEGTPVTGATAQDIARARGLSNEDVVRALKQFIPPGKYDEYLLFASGGHSGQVLVIGVPSMRILKVIGVFTPEPWQGLGYGADWGDTVLEQGNPNIPENVRLGWGDVHHPALSETNGEYDGRWLYVNDRANGRVAMVDLRDFRVKQIVAIPNMQTNHGGAFVTPNTEYIVVTSKYPTPWPEGSFAELSEYAEKFRGVASFLKVHPETGRIVLEESFQVELPPYNQDLADAGKKVSDGWAFFNSFNTELATGGVLEGKPPLEAGMSQNAFDYLHIINWRKAQEVVAAGKYEMLNGMRVIRLPTAIQEGILFFAPEPKSPHGVDVDPSGRYIVVAGKLDPHVTIYDFKKIEEAIRNRNFEGTDRYGVPILKFDAVVAAQVEVGAGPLHTQFDDQGHGYTSLFIESAVAKFTLGPDVVKTGEPPFTLVDKINVHYNIGHLVAAEGDTVSPDSNYLVALNKWSIDRFLTVGPLHPQNFQLIDLKGGRGPMELIADMPIPIGEPHYSQMIKADKVKAWEVYPVGTNALTMKPDPNAVKQGQERIERRGNTVEVWMTAVRSHFRPDQIRVRQGDKVILHITNPEQTRDATHGFAIADYNIQVSIEPGETTTIEFVADKPGVFNFYCTEFCSALHLEMAGWLLVEPAKVAGR
- the miaB gene encoding tRNA (N6-isopentenyl adenosine(37)-C2)-methylthiotransferase MiaB: MRYHIWTEGCQMNEADSAKLAAGLQKLGYQEVSRPEEADLAVVNTCVVRQKAEDRAISYLGYLKYLKQRRNPSLRIAVMGCLVGPKVDDLKARFPFVDIWARPQDFDTILRALVPEDDLGGEFWPQTFPEPKGPTAYVPVIHGCNKFCTYCIVPFRRGRERSRPIEEVRREVEYLCSRGVKEVTLLGQTVEAYGKDLPDRPDLADLMAAIHDIPGLVRIRFLTSYPKDMTAKIVEAVARLPKVCEYFNIPVQSGDDRVLARMRRGYTVAEYLEKVELVRRLVPGAAITTDVIVGFCGETEEEFQHTLDLLQKVRFDKVHVAAYSPRPGTYAWRRMEDDVPPHEKMRRLHAVEELQEAIARQINQGLVGTIQEVLVEGERGGKLYGRTRTGKLVHFPGQASPGQLVKVRILHASPWSLQGEVAEALALVTAN
- a CDS encoding NUDIX domain-containing protein, producing the protein MATLLSGYPYAPGLRPVAALVVIFTVDGGKLQVLLVRRSAPPYEGWWSLPGGLLAPAEGPDEAAVRKLEEETGVTDVYLEQLFTFHDLDGRGGVAVTYFALVDIGRAHLAQRNEWPPSWFAVENLPPLAFRNEMVVEYALRRLRAKLSYSNVVYSLLPPHFTMSQLQRVYEAILGRRLDKRNFRRRMLALGLVVPTGRRAAEGRHRPAQLYAFRERRPIIF
- a CDS encoding pitrilysin family protein — protein: MARVRGRALSHDYQKTALPNGLRVVTAYRQAYSVAISIYVGAGSRYERDEEAGISHFVEHLCFKGTEKHPTPRHVAEVVDVVGGDVNGATDRELTVFYAKVARDDFPTALDLLLDLISSPLFDPQEVEREREVVLEELASIEDSPSQLVGVLVEAALWPGNPLGRDVAGTRQSVQAITRDQALAYQRRQYVPNNMVIAVAGAVDHQEVVDAIWQRAGRWPAGAPATWIPVSNGTGPKVTVRYKDTEQAHLAVAMRGLSLLHPQRHVLSLISLALGEGMSSRLFLELRERRGLVYEISSYVHFFLDTGALTIYAGTEPRKAPSVISIIMEELERLRQEGLREEELARAHKLARSRILLRLEDTRNVAGWLGGQELLLGRIRTPEEVLQEIEQVTAEDIKRVAQELLQPQAACLAAVGPLPSDGPLASALGA
- a CDS encoding S8 family serine peptidase yields the protein MRRMVLLAIVPMALVWGAAAQHHGPSAIPEGVRLAQERMEALPSPSQELKLSARLSRLLSLHEALQRSELGAVGLPKEDGDLGPALAARVLRLDMANRVQVWAYGDDVGEVVRAVEAVGGRVERVDGAWGIVQAWVPPLRLGELAAQPVVRYVEEPPYPMGAGVVSQGDYILKARDLRMVTGFAGRGVKVGVISDGVRGLGEAQAAGELPPVNISDCNVVAGSDPLLTGAEGTAMLEIVHDLAPEAQLWFGHFAMGTPLDFNAAVNCLARRVDVIVDDVNWLNVGPYDGTSVVSLNTSHALNSSENPVRAYITAVGNHALNHYQERFTPCGPGGPHLFYPTARTIDRDGLGARCDNPILVGGRSTLRIFVQWDEPFGGACLDYNVHLYEHGTTRLLASSNNPQTCTQNPTESLVWTNNSLEPVTVDLVISGPGVGARELDIFVIGGRANFYTPESSVTNQADAGGGVISVGAINAFDPTNRQLAPYSSRGPTNDGRTKPEIVAVDGVRVSGAGGFPQRFLGTSAAAPHVAAVAALLLECRPDLRAGPGPEDPGAERQELLQAILTTATDLGPPGMDNMYGAGLLDALAAASRLCRESSQVIWGDLNCSRSVDAVDALQTLRYVVGLSVSQSQPCPVVGGSLDSSPAWGDVDCDRQVSAVDALKILRFVVGLSVRVEEGCPEMGQPTSLLPPPPSGP